In one Leptogranulimonas caecicola genomic region, the following are encoded:
- the rplB gene encoding 50S ribosomal protein L2 gives MGIKHLKPTSPGRRFQTISDFSEVTCTTPEKSLLEPLPVKAGRNNTGRITTRHQGGRVKRKFRKIDFKRNKDGVPAKVATIEYDPNRSARIALLHYADGAKAYILAPRGLKVGDTVLSGPDADIKPGNALPLANIPVGTLVHAIEFQPGKGAAIARSAGTSVQLMGKEGNYAVLRMPSSEMRRVLITCRATVGEVGNAEHSNITIGKAGRNRYKGVRPTVRGTVMNPVDHPHGGGEGKNHTSGRPSVSPWGKPSKGAKTRDPKKGSNRLIIRRRKTK, from the coding sequence ATGGGAATCAAGCACCTCAAGCCGACGAGCCCCGGCAGGCGTTTCCAGACGATCTCGGATTTCTCTGAGGTCACCTGCACCACGCCCGAGAAGTCCCTTCTCGAGCCGCTGCCCGTCAAGGCCGGTCGCAACAACACCGGTCGCATCACCACCCGCCATCAGGGCGGCCGTGTGAAGCGCAAGTTCCGCAAAATTGACTTCAAGCGCAACAAGGACGGCGTACCTGCCAAGGTTGCCACCATCGAGTATGACCCCAACCGCTCTGCTCGCATCGCCCTGCTCCACTATGCAGACGGCGCCAAGGCCTACATTCTGGCCCCTCGCGGCCTTAAGGTTGGCGACACCGTACTGAGCGGCCCCGATGCCGACATCAAGCCTGGCAATGCACTGCCTCTGGCCAACATCCCCGTGGGTACTCTTGTCCACGCCATCGAGTTCCAGCCGGGCAAAGGCGCTGCCATCGCCCGATCTGCCGGCACCTCGGTGCAGCTCATGGGCAAGGAGGGCAATTACGCCGTGCTGCGCATGCCTTCCTCCGAGATGCGTCGCGTGCTCATCACCTGTCGTGCCACTGTAGGCGAAGTGGGTAATGCCGAGCACTCCAACATCACCATCGGCAAGGCCGGCCGCAACCGCTACAAGGGCGTACGTCCCACCGTCCGTGGTACCGTCATGAACCCTGTGGACCACCCCCACGGCGGCGGCGAGGGCAAGAACCACACTTCTGGTCGTCCCTCTGTGTCCCCCTGGGGCAAGCCTTCCAAGGGCGCCAAGACCCGCGATCCCAAGAAGGGTTCGAACCGCCTCATCATCCGTCGTCGCAAGACGAAGTAG
- the fusA gene encoding elongation factor G — MAKSKYTLENMRNIGIMAHIDAGKTTTTERILYYTGKTHKIGEVHDGAATMDWMVQEQERGVTITSAATTCFWKDHVIQIIDTPGHVDFTSEVERSLRVLDGAVAVFDAVAGVQPQSETVWRQASTYNVPRIAFINKYDRVGADFFNAIETMKDRLSAPAVAAQVPMGAENNFWGIIDLVTMTAWDFKEDAKGMIYPEPLDSIPDEFAELAEEKRGELVDAAADYSDELMELVLEDEEIPVDVLKAAIRAAVLANGMNPVFVGSAYKNKGIQELLDAVIDYLPSPLDIPPVEGVNPKTGETEIRKPSNDEPFSALAFKIMTDPYVGKLTYVRVYSGVAESGSYVYNSVKEDRERFGRILEMNANDRVDRESCSTADIVAVVGLKNTTTGETLCDQHHPIILESIEFADPVIDVAVEPKDKANQEKMSVGLAKLAEEDPTFKVHTDPETGQTIIAGMGELHLEIIVDRLRREFKVECNVGKPQVAYRETAGQPVKHAEGKFVRQSGGRGQYGHAIIDLEPQEPGAGYEFVNAIVGGVVPKEYIPSIDKGIQEALESGVVAGYPVVDVKVTLTDGSYHEVDSSEAAFKIAGSMAIKDALRKSKPVLLEPIEAVEVETPEEYMGDVMGNLSSRRGKIEGMEDRRNTKVIKAKVPLGEMFGYATDLRSQTQGRASYTMQFAEYEPVPKGVADEIISKAGGNA, encoded by the coding sequence ATGGCCAAAAGTAAGTACACGCTAGAAAACATGCGCAACATCGGCATCATGGCCCACATCGATGCTGGTAAGACCACCACTACCGAGCGCATTCTTTATTACACCGGCAAGACCCACAAGATCGGCGAGGTCCATGACGGTGCTGCCACCATGGACTGGATGGTTCAGGAGCAGGAGCGTGGCGTAACCATTACCTCCGCCGCCACCACCTGCTTCTGGAAGGATCATGTCATCCAGATCATCGACACCCCTGGCCACGTGGACTTCACCTCTGAGGTCGAGCGTTCCCTGCGCGTGCTCGATGGTGCGGTGGCCGTCTTTGACGCCGTGGCCGGCGTGCAGCCCCAGTCTGAGACCGTGTGGCGCCAGGCTTCTACCTACAACGTCCCCCGTATCGCCTTCATCAACAAGTACGACCGCGTGGGTGCCGACTTCTTCAATGCCATCGAGACCATGAAGGATCGTCTCTCTGCTCCTGCGGTGGCCGCTCAGGTCCCCATGGGTGCCGAGAACAACTTCTGGGGCATCATCGACTTGGTCACCATGACCGCCTGGGACTTCAAAGAGGACGCCAAGGGCATGATCTATCCCGAGCCCCTGGATTCCATCCCCGACGAGTTCGCTGAGCTGGCCGAGGAGAAGCGCGGCGAGCTGGTAGACGCTGCCGCCGACTACTCCGACGAGCTCATGGAGTTGGTCCTGGAGGACGAGGAGATCCCCGTAGACGTCCTCAAGGCCGCTATCCGCGCTGCCGTTCTTGCCAATGGCATGAACCCCGTATTCGTGGGCTCCGCCTACAAGAACAAGGGCATTCAGGAGCTCTTGGACGCCGTCATCGACTATCTGCCCAGCCCCCTGGACATTCCTCCCGTGGAAGGCGTCAACCCCAAGACCGGCGAGACCGAGATCCGCAAGCCTTCCAATGACGAGCCCTTCTCGGCTTTGGCCTTCAAGATCATGACCGACCCCTACGTGGGCAAGCTCACCTATGTGCGCGTCTACTCGGGCGTCGCCGAGTCCGGTAGCTATGTCTACAACTCCGTGAAGGAAGATCGCGAGCGCTTTGGCCGCATCCTCGAGATGAACGCCAACGACCGCGTGGACCGCGAGTCTTGCTCTACCGCAGACATCGTCGCCGTGGTGGGTCTCAAGAACACCACCACCGGTGAGACCCTTTGCGACCAGCATCATCCCATCATCCTGGAGTCCATCGAGTTCGCCGATCCCGTCATCGACGTGGCCGTGGAGCCCAAAGACAAGGCTAACCAGGAGAAGATGAGCGTGGGTCTGGCCAAGCTGGCCGAGGAAGACCCCACCTTCAAGGTGCACACCGATCCCGAGACCGGCCAGACCATCATCGCCGGCATGGGCGAGCTGCACCTGGAGATCATCGTCGACCGCCTGCGTCGCGAGTTCAAGGTGGAGTGCAACGTAGGCAAGCCTCAGGTGGCCTACCGCGAGACCGCTGGCCAGCCCGTCAAGCATGCCGAGGGCAAGTTCGTTCGTCAGTCCGGTGGCCGTGGTCAGTATGGTCACGCCATCATCGACCTGGAGCCCCAGGAGCCCGGCGCCGGCTACGAGTTTGTCAACGCCATCGTGGGCGGTGTGGTGCCCAAGGAGTACATCCCCTCCATCGACAAAGGCATCCAGGAGGCCCTGGAGTCTGGCGTGGTCGCCGGCTACCCCGTCGTAGACGTCAAGGTGACCCTTACCGACGGCTCCTACCACGAGGTCGACTCCTCCGAGGCTGCCTTTAAGATCGCCGGTTCCATGGCCATCAAGGATGCCCTGCGCAAGTCCAAGCCCGTGCTGCTGGAGCCCATCGAGGCCGTCGAGGTCGAGACTCCCGAGGAGTACATGGGTGACGTCATGGGCAACCTGTCCTCCCGCCGCGGCAAGATCGAGGGCATGGAGGACCGTCGTAACACCAAGGTCATCAAGGCCAAGGTGCCCCTGGGCGAGATGTTTGGCTACGCTACCGACCTCCGCTCGCAAACGCAGGGTCGCGCTAGCTATACCATGCAGTTCGCCGAGTACGAGCCGGTGCCCAAGGGCGTCGCCGACGAAATCATTAGCAAAGCCGGCGGCAACGCCTAA
- the rplC gene encoding 50S ribosomal protein L3, with amino-acid sequence MVNTILGRKIGMTQVWDEDDNVVPVTVVQAGPCVVSQVKSEATDGYDAVQIGFGEIKPSRVNKPMKGHFAKAGVEPMRYLREVRVDNAADHKVGDVVTVADFAEAAAVDVTGTSKGKGFQGTIRRWNFACGPITHGSRNQRKPGSIGQCAYPARVRKGLHMAGHMGDERVTVKNLKLVSVDPEQNLMLIKGAVPGGKNALVQIRMA; translated from the coding sequence ATGGTCAACACGATTCTCGGCCGCAAGATCGGGATGACTCAGGTGTGGGACGAGGACGATAACGTCGTTCCCGTGACGGTCGTTCAGGCCGGCCCCTGCGTTGTCTCCCAGGTCAAGTCTGAAGCCACTGACGGCTACGACGCCGTGCAGATTGGTTTTGGCGAGATCAAGCCTTCCCGCGTGAATAAGCCCATGAAGGGCCATTTCGCCAAGGCTGGCGTAGAGCCTATGCGCTACCTGCGCGAGGTGCGCGTGGACAACGCCGCCGATCACAAGGTGGGCGACGTGGTTACCGTGGCTGATTTTGCAGAGGCTGCTGCGGTAGATGTCACCGGTACGTCCAAGGGCAAGGGCTTCCAAGGCACCATCAGGCGCTGGAACTTCGCTTGCGGCCCCATCACCCACGGCTCCCGCAACCAGCGCAAGCCCGGCTCCATTGGTCAGTGCGCCTATCCCGCTCGCGTGCGCAAGGGTCTGCACATGGCCGGTCACATGGGCGACGAGCGCGTCACGGTCAAGAACCTCAAGCTGGTCTCCGTCGATCCCGAGCAAAACCTCATGCTCATCAAGGGTGCGGTACCTGGTGGCAAGAACGCGCTGGTTCAGATCCGCATGGCCTAA
- a CDS encoding DNA-directed RNA polymerase subunit beta' encodes MADFDTTDFDAIKISLASADQIRSWSHGEVKKPETINYRSLKPERDGLFCEKIFGPSKDWECACGKYKGIRFKGIVCDRCGVEVTSSKVRRERMGHIELAAPVSHIWYFKSPTSFPLARILDMKSKDLEKILYFASYVITRVDKEAREADVTELEADCAADIEELKTERDEQITALEEQVAEDRAEGLEAMSDEDLRLEKADIEAEYQEEIELRQEAHNKFMEIEKGDLIADEALFREMKRYYSIYFDGGMGAEAVRDLLADIDLEKTAEELRLILQDEKGQKQRREKAVKRLEIIEAFMEGGNDPTNMILDVIPVIPPDLRSMVQLDGGRFASSDLNDLYRRVINRNNRLKRLLDLDAPAIIVNNEKRMLQEAVDALFDNGRRGRPVTGRGGRPLKSLAETLKGKQGRFRQNLLGKRVDYSGRSVIVVDPQLKLHQCGLPKTMALELFKPFVMRRLVELGKVENIKGAKRAIDRMEPGVWDVLEEVIADRLVLLNRAPTLHRLSIQAFEPVLTEGKAIHLHPLVCKPFNADFDGDQMSVHVPLSTQAQTEARVLMLSSNNLRTPASGKVLTVPSQDMVFGVYYLTSESSQEQAEPRVFADFEDVIHAYDARADLDIQAKISVRVGPEDANVQTEDDRLFFRVMTSKNEHVDYDVTEGAVRVETTAGRVIFNRQCLPPDYPFINYKMTSSDMGRLVNDCCDRYALADVEPILDAIKYAGFHYATRAGLTISVWDAVIPEEKEKMLADTQEQVDTINENYEMGFLSEAERHTEVVDAWTKCTDELGSVMLKGFSEDNPIYMLADSGARGSKTQLRQLAGMRGLMADMSGDTIDLPIKANFREGLRPLEYFISTYGARKGLVDTSSHTSDSGYLTRRLVDVAQDVIVREADCGTTEGVSYRLVLPGTDDLNVDLVGRCLLEDVVDPATGEILMEKDAYIESVDDIKRLADAGLEKVKFRALLTCRSKYGVCQKCYGWDLSTRRPVNIGTAVGIIAAQSIGEPGTQLTMRTIHSGGVAGAEDITQGLPTVGRMFDVVGNVNEKILGREADLAPYSGELHIVPEQNTYKLSIVDEQDPSRELWAKDVPASVRFMPGIEDGCIVRAGDQLTHGFVNFRNLRKLTDIESTMHTFVESVKSVYTSQGVDLNDKHIEVIARQMLRRVQITNPGDSKYLLGQYVDRYEFADKVNEIAMAGGTPPTAEPAILGTLKVASSIDSWLSSASFIRTAGVLTEAAIKGEVDNLMDLKSNVIVGKQIPAGTGLKAYHDVELTYHGQPIETSTSPISKALPEWAPDELKALESELPQQLEWTGDEYIPGTYSKNGHKLSSEESKLHLFDDLGVSQRWTNKFSEVGIETVGDLIGKTEDDLLHIDGIGAKAIEELRDGLEARNLLYILEPDEEDQADEDDLSQLLNMVFAPDDNIMIGTRAPSTHQGYEEELIGGTATDNINPQAINEDIDSLDDILAQVTHQEEMLGE; translated from the coding sequence GTGGCAGATTTCGATACCACAGATTTTGACGCGATTAAGATCTCTTTGGCGTCTGCCGATCAGATCCGCTCCTGGTCTCATGGCGAGGTCAAAAAGCCCGAGACCATCAACTACCGCTCCTTGAAGCCTGAGCGCGACGGTCTTTTCTGCGAGAAGATCTTCGGTCCCTCCAAGGACTGGGAGTGCGCCTGCGGCAAGTACAAGGGCATCCGCTTCAAGGGCATCGTGTGCGACCGCTGCGGCGTGGAGGTCACCAGCTCCAAAGTCCGTCGCGAGCGCATGGGCCACATCGAGCTGGCCGCTCCTGTAAGCCACATTTGGTACTTCAAGAGCCCTACCAGCTTCCCGTTGGCCCGCATTCTGGACATGAAGTCCAAGGATCTGGAGAAGATCCTCTACTTCGCCAGCTATGTGATCACCCGCGTTGACAAAGAAGCCCGCGAGGCTGACGTCACCGAGCTTGAGGCCGATTGCGCTGCAGATATCGAGGAACTCAAGACTGAGCGCGACGAGCAGATCACCGCGCTCGAGGAGCAGGTGGCCGAGGATCGCGCCGAGGGCCTAGAGGCCATGAGCGACGAGGACCTTCGTCTGGAAAAGGCTGATATCGAGGCCGAGTACCAAGAGGAGATCGAGCTTCGCCAGGAGGCCCACAACAAGTTCATGGAGATCGAGAAAGGCGACCTCATCGCCGATGAGGCTCTCTTCCGCGAGATGAAGCGCTACTACTCCATCTATTTCGATGGCGGTATGGGCGCCGAAGCCGTGCGCGATCTTTTGGCAGACATTGACCTGGAGAAGACGGCCGAAGAGCTGCGTCTCATCCTTCAGGACGAGAAGGGTCAAAAGCAGCGTCGCGAGAAGGCCGTAAAGCGTCTGGAGATCATCGAGGCCTTCATGGAGGGCGGCAACGACCCCACCAACATGATCCTGGACGTCATTCCTGTGATTCCGCCCGATCTGCGCTCCATGGTGCAGTTGGACGGCGGCCGCTTCGCCTCCTCTGACTTGAACGACCTCTATCGCCGTGTGATCAACCGCAATAACCGTCTCAAGCGCCTGCTGGACCTGGATGCTCCCGCCATCATCGTGAACAACGAGAAGCGCATGCTCCAGGAGGCAGTGGACGCCCTCTTTGACAACGGCCGCCGTGGCCGTCCTGTCACTGGTCGCGGTGGCCGCCCTCTCAAGAGTCTCGCCGAGACCCTCAAAGGCAAGCAGGGCCGCTTCCGCCAAAACCTGTTGGGCAAGCGCGTGGACTATTCTGGCCGTTCGGTCATCGTGGTCGACCCGCAACTCAAGCTGCACCAGTGCGGCTTGCCCAAGACCATGGCTCTGGAGCTGTTCAAGCCCTTCGTCATGCGCCGCTTGGTAGAGCTGGGCAAGGTGGAGAACATCAAGGGCGCCAAACGCGCTATCGACCGCATGGAGCCCGGTGTCTGGGACGTGCTGGAAGAGGTCATCGCAGACCGTCTGGTGCTCCTCAACCGCGCTCCTACGCTGCACCGTCTCTCCATCCAGGCCTTTGAGCCTGTCCTTACCGAGGGCAAGGCCATCCACCTGCACCCGCTGGTCTGCAAGCCCTTCAACGCAGACTTCGACGGCGACCAGATGTCTGTGCATGTGCCTCTGTCCACGCAGGCTCAAACAGAGGCCCGCGTGCTCATGCTGTCCTCCAACAACCTTCGCACTCCCGCCTCGGGCAAGGTGCTCACCGTGCCTTCTCAGGACATGGTGTTTGGCGTCTACTACCTCACCAGCGAGAGCAGCCAGGAGCAGGCAGAGCCTCGCGTCTTCGCAGACTTCGAGGACGTCATCCATGCCTATGACGCTCGCGCAGACCTCGACATTCAGGCCAAGATCTCCGTGCGTGTGGGCCCTGAGGACGCCAATGTGCAGACGGAGGATGACCGTCTCTTCTTCCGTGTCATGACCTCCAAGAACGAGCACGTTGACTACGACGTCACCGAAGGCGCCGTGCGTGTGGAGACCACCGCAGGTCGCGTGATCTTCAACCGTCAGTGCCTGCCGCCCGACTATCCCTTCATCAACTACAAGATGACCTCCTCCGACATGGGTCGTCTGGTAAACGACTGCTGCGACCGCTATGCGTTGGCAGACGTCGAGCCCATCTTGGACGCCATCAAGTACGCCGGCTTCCACTACGCCACTCGCGCCGGCCTTACCATCTCCGTCTGGGATGCCGTCATCCCTGAGGAGAAGGAGAAGATGCTGGCCGATACCCAGGAGCAGGTCGATACCATCAACGAGAACTACGAGATGGGCTTCCTGTCTGAGGCCGAGCGCCACACCGAGGTTGTCGATGCCTGGACCAAGTGCACCGACGAGCTGGGTTCCGTCATGCTCAAGGGCTTCTCGGAAGACAACCCCATCTACATGCTGGCCGATTCCGGCGCCCGTGGTTCCAAGACTCAGCTGCGTCAGCTGGCCGGTATGCGTGGCCTCATGGCAGACATGTCCGGTGACACCATCGACCTGCCCATCAAGGCCAACTTCCGCGAGGGGCTGCGTCCTCTGGAGTACTTCATCTCCACCTATGGCGCCCGTAAGGGTCTGGTGGACACCTCTTCGCACACCTCTGACTCCGGTTACCTCACCCGCCGTTTGGTAGACGTGGCCCAGGACGTCATTGTGCGCGAGGCTGACTGCGGCACCACCGAGGGTGTGTCCTATCGCCTGGTGCTTCCTGGCACCGACGACCTAAATGTCGATCTGGTAGGCCGCTGCCTGCTGGAGGATGTGGTCGATCCTGCTACCGGCGAGATTCTTATGGAAAAGGATGCTTACATCGAGAGCGTCGATGACATCAAGCGCCTGGCGGACGCGGGCCTTGAGAAGGTCAAGTTCCGTGCACTGCTCACCTGTCGTTCCAAGTACGGCGTCTGCCAGAAGTGCTATGGCTGGGACCTTTCCACCCGCCGTCCTGTCAATATCGGCACCGCAGTGGGCATCATTGCCGCTCAGTCCATCGGCGAGCCCGGCACGCAGCTCACCATGCGTACCATTCACTCCGGTGGCGTGGCCGGCGCCGAGGACATCACCCAGGGCCTGCCTACCGTTGGCCGTATGTTCGACGTGGTAGGCAACGTCAACGAGAAAATCCTGGGCCGCGAGGCAGATCTGGCTCCCTACTCGGGCGAGCTGCATATCGTGCCTGAGCAAAACACCTACAAGCTCTCCATCGTGGACGAGCAGGATCCCAGCCGCGAGCTTTGGGCCAAAGACGTGCCCGCTTCCGTGCGCTTCATGCCTGGCATCGAAGACGGCTGCATCGTGCGCGCCGGCGACCAGCTCACCCATGGCTTCGTGAACTTCCGCAACCTGCGCAAGCTCACCGACATCGAGTCCACCATGCACACCTTCGTGGAGTCGGTGAAGTCGGTCTACACCTCTCAGGGCGTCGACCTCAACGACAAGCACATCGAGGTCATCGCTCGCCAGATGCTGCGCCGCGTACAGATCACCAACCCCGGTGACTCCAAGTACCTGCTTGGCCAGTATGTGGACCGCTACGAGTTCGCCGACAAGGTCAACGAGATCGCCATGGCCGGGGGCACGCCTCCTACCGCTGAGCCTGCCATCCTGGGCACCCTCAAGGTGGCCAGCTCCATCGACTCCTGGCTCTCCAGCGCTTCCTTCATCCGTACCGCCGGCGTTCTTACTGAGGCCGCTATCAAGGGCGAAGTGGACAACCTCATGGACCTCAAGTCCAACGTCATCGTGGGCAAGCAGATTCCTGCCGGTACCGGCCTCAAGGCCTACCACGATGTGGAGCTCACCTACCACGGCCAGCCCATCGAGACCTCCACGTCTCCCATTTCCAAGGCGCTGCCCGAGTGGGCCCCCGACGAGCTCAAGGCGCTGGAGTCCGAGCTGCCTCAGCAGCTTGAATGGACTGGCGACGAGTACATTCCCGGCACCTACTCCAAGAACGGCCACAAGCTGTCCTCCGAGGAGAGCAAGCTCCATCTCTTCGACGATCTTGGGGTGTCCCAGCGGTGGACCAACAAGTTCAGCGAGGTAGGCATCGAGACCGTGGGCGATCTTATCGGCAAGACCGAGGATGATCTGCTCCACATCGACGGCATCGGAGCCAAGGCCATCGAGGAGCTGCGCGACGGTCTGGAGGCTCGCAACCTGCTCTACATCCTGGAGCCCGACGAAGAGGACCAGGCCGACGAGGACGATCTGTCCCAGCTGCTCAACATGGTGTTTGCTCCCGACGACAACATCATGATCGGTACCCGCGCCCCCTCCACGCACCAGGGTTATGAGGAGGAGCTTATCGGTGGCACTGCGACCGATAACATCAATCCTCAAGCGATCAACGAGGATATCGACTCGCTGGACGACATTTTGGCCCAGGTGACCCATCAAGAGGAAATGCTGGGCGAATAA
- the rpsJ gene encoding 30S ribosomal protein S10 — translation MSSQKIRIRLKGFDHELVDQSSKQIVETAQKTGARVSGPIPLPTERNVYCVIRSPHKDKDSREEFEMRTHKRLIDILDPPSETVDSLMRLDLPAGVEIDIKLDA, via the coding sequence GTGTCTAGCCAAAAGATCAGGATCCGTCTGAAGGGATTCGACCACGAGCTGGTGGATCAGTCCTCTAAGCAGATCGTCGAAACCGCTCAGAAGACCGGCGCTCGCGTGTCCGGCCCCATTCCCCTGCCCACCGAGCGCAACGTCTACTGCGTCATCCGCTCGCCCCACAAGGACAAGGACTCCCGCGAGGAGTTCGAGATGCGCACTCACAAGCGCCTCATCGACATCCTCGATCCCCCCTCCGAGACCGTCGACTCCCTCATGCGTCTCGACCTTCCTGCTGGCGTGGAGATCGACATCAAGCTCGACGCCTAA
- the rpsL gene encoding 30S ribosomal protein S12, with protein sequence MPTINQLVRQGRKSTKAKSQKPALQGNPQKRGVCTRVFTTTPKKPNSALRKVARVRLVNGIEVTAYIPGEGHNLQEHSIVLVRGGRVRDLPGVRYKIIRGAYDCAAVQNRKQSRSRYGAKRS encoded by the coding sequence TTGCCTACCATCAACCAGCTGGTCCGTCAGGGCCGCAAGAGCACCAAGGCTAAGTCCCAAAAGCCCGCACTTCAGGGCAATCCCCAGAAGCGTGGCGTATGCACCCGTGTGTTCACCACCACCCCTAAGAAGCCTAACTCCGCACTCCGTAAGGTCGCCCGTGTGCGCCTGGTAAACGGCATCGAGGTTACGGCCTATATCCCTGGTGAGGGCCACAACCTCCAGGAGCACTCCATCGTGCTCGTGCGCGGCGGCCGTGTACGCGACCTGCCTGGTGTGCGTTACAAGATCATTCGTGGCGCTTACGACTGCGCAGCCGTGCAGAACCGCAAGCAGTCCCGTTCTCGCTACGGCGCCAAGCGCTCCTAG
- the rpsS gene encoding 30S ribosomal protein S19 — protein MSRSLKKGPYVETRLLQRVVAQNEAGTKEVIKTWSRASTIFPDMVGHTIAVHDGRKHVPVYITESMVGHKLGEFAPTRTFRGHKA, from the coding sequence ATGAGCAGGAGTCTCAAGAAGGGCCCGTACGTCGAGACCCGCCTCCTCCAGCGCGTGGTCGCGCAGAACGAGGCTGGCACCAAGGAGGTCATCAAGACCTGGTCTCGTGCCTCCACCATCTTCCCCGACATGGTGGGCCACACCATTGCCGTGCACGACGGCCGCAAGCACGTGCCCGTGTACATTACCGAGTCCATGGTCGGGCACAAGCTCGGCGAGTTCGCCCCGACCCGCACCTTCCGCGGGCACAAGGCTTAA
- the rpsG gene encoding 30S ribosomal protein S7: protein MPRRAAATRREIAPDAVYNNRLVTQLINKVLLDGKKSVAERIVYSAFDQVAEKTGQDPLTVFKKAMDNVRPTLEVKPKRVGGATYQVPMEVNSRRSTTLAIRWIVGFSRSRKEKTMADRLANEIIDASNGVGASVKKREDVFKMAEANRAFSHYRW, encoded by the coding sequence ATGCCGCGTCGTGCAGCTGCAACCCGTCGCGAAATCGCGCCCGATGCCGTCTACAACAACCGTTTAGTCACTCAGCTCATCAACAAGGTTCTCCTCGACGGCAAGAAGTCCGTCGCTGAGCGCATTGTCTACAGCGCCTTCGATCAGGTCGCCGAGAAGACCGGCCAGGATCCTCTGACCGTCTTCAAGAAGGCCATGGACAACGTGCGCCCCACCCTCGAGGTCAAGCCAAAGCGTGTGGGTGGCGCCACCTACCAGGTACCCATGGAGGTAAACTCCCGTCGTTCCACTACGCTTGCCATCCGCTGGATCGTGGGCTTTTCTCGGTCCCGCAAGGAGAAGACCATGGCCGACCGTCTCGCGAACGAGATCATCGACGCCTCCAACGGCGTTGGCGCCTCGGTGAAGAAGCGCGAGGACGTCTTCAAGATGGCCGAGGCCAACCGTGCTTTCTCGCACTACCGCTGGTAA
- a CDS encoding helix-turn-helix domain-containing protein, protein MQTGAQRNSYTYETKLKAVEDHLDRGMTASDAMQSHGVASKSAFFRWCASYRDGGAAALRPKKRGRPRKNA, encoded by the coding sequence ATGCAAACCGGAGCTCAGCGCAACTCGTACACTTACGAGACTAAGCTCAAGGCCGTCGAGGATCATCTGGATCGCGGTATGACGGCAAGCGACGCCATGCAGAGCCACGGTGTGGCTTCCAAGAGCGCATTCTTCCGTTGGTGTGCCTCTTATCGTGACGGCGGTGCCGCGGCACTGCGCCCCAAGAAGCGCGGCCGTCCTCGCAAGAACGCTTAA
- the rplW gene encoding 50S ribosomal protein L23 — translation MNSVYNVIIRPVVSERTFDQMGENKYTFEVAPQAPKEEIAQAVEKIFDVKVTKVNTAWVKPKTKRVRYVAGKTRRWKKAIVTLAEGDSIEIFGQSVAE, via the coding sequence ATGAACTCCGTCTACAACGTCATCATTCGCCCTGTCGTGTCTGAGCGCACCTTCGATCAGATGGGCGAGAACAAATACACCTTCGAGGTGGCCCCCCAGGCCCCCAAGGAGGAAATCGCTCAGGCTGTCGAGAAGATCTTTGACGTCAAGGTCACCAAGGTGAACACCGCCTGGGTCAAGCCTAAGACCAAGCGCGTGCGCTATGTCGCTGGCAAGACTCGTCGCTGGAAGAAGGCCATCGTCACGCTGGCCGAGGGCGACTCCATTGAGATCTTCGGCCAATCGGTCGCTGAGTAA
- the rplD gene encoding 50S ribosomal protein L4 encodes MSNIEIKNAEGQAVRTAELDSRVFGIEPNIPVMHLVVKNYLSSLRQGTHDTKGRSEVSGGGKKPWRQKGTGRARQGSIRATQWVGGGVPFGPTPRTHNKRTNNKEAKLAMRSALSAKLADGELLVVDEMAFDKPCTRQAKALLAALGVADKRVTVVLPNDAVEAFLSFRNLPKVRVIGVREANTHNLVDNAALVMPEAVVTTLEEALV; translated from the coding sequence ATGTCCAACATCGAAATCAAGAACGCAGAGGGGCAGGCGGTTCGCACGGCCGAGCTCGACTCTCGCGTCTTTGGCATTGAGCCAAATATCCCGGTGATGCACCTGGTCGTGAAGAACTACCTCTCTTCGCTGCGTCAAGGCACCCACGACACCAAAGGCCGTTCTGAGGTCTCCGGTGGCGGCAAGAAGCCCTGGCGTCAGAAGGGCACCGGTCGTGCCCGCCAGGGTTCCATTCGTGCCACCCAGTGGGTAGGCGGCGGCGTGCCCTTTGGCCCCACCCCTCGCACTCACAACAAGCGCACCAACAACAAAGAGGCCAAGCTGGCTATGCGTTCGGCCCTCTCCGCCAAGCTGGCCGACGGCGAGCTCCTTGTGGTAGACGAGATGGCTTTCGACAAGCCTTGCACCAGGCAGGCTAAGGCCTTGCTGGCTGCTCTGGGCGTTGCCGACAAGCGCGTCACTGTGGTACTCCCCAATGACGCCGTGGAAGCCTTCCTGTCCTTCCGCAACCTTCCCAAGGTACGTGTCATTGGCGTGCGCGAGGCTAACACCCACAATCTCGTTGACAACGCTGCCCTGGTCATGCCTGAGGCCGTTGTTACGACCCTTGAGGAGGCGCTCGTCTAA